The stretch of DNA gacggatctcttatttgggtcatccatgaaaaaatattactttttatgctaagagtattactttttattatgaatatggatagggttgacccgtctcacagattagtatccgtgagacggtctcacatgagttcTACTCTATTTTTAATTAGACCCAAAAACATTGACTGGGCTGGAGCCACCCAACCTTTGGGGTGGCTCCGTCCCTGAGTAGAACAGAATCTGTTGCTACCGATGATTGTGACCCTACTACGCGTACCTTTTGTTATTAGGCCGATTCACTCGAATGCAATACAATGCAATGCAAGCATTTCAGAATAATAATTTGACAGTGTCACTGGAGAACTTGTTTCAACTTTCGAAGCTATCATGAACATCTTTTAATGCTATCTACCGCAGCTTTCATGCGTGATAGTTAATGAGATGCTATCGATCGTGAGGACATTACTTTTAGGTTACATTCAGTAACTTATACACTTGTATATAGTTTTGATCTTGTTTGCGCCTACACCATTTCATCTGAACCACATATAGCTAGTCGATGTAGCCCATTAGATCTGGCACGAGGTCGATAGTTATGAACTCGGCATGTTATATACATACATAGCGCCTGATATATAAAGGCTTTTCTTCATGAGTACAGGAGTGCTTCTATACAAATGAGCTTTTACCCAGTTCTGTAGTACTTGTAAGTCATTTATCCTCCTCACCCCCACCCCCCCACCCCCCCTTCTAAAACATTTTTGAGTGTCTGACTGCATACAAAGTCATTTAAACCAGCTCAAAAGCATTTCTTTCTTATATGGTACTGTAGCTTTTTCCCATAACAATAAAGATTTCTAAGGGAAGGGAGCTTGATAAcactataaaaatttaattctcTTGATTAAAATAAGTTGGCTTCTTTCATACGATTATCACTGTTTTGACACGATGTCATCACTGATCGACTTATAATATCCGGCATCATATATACACGCACTCCCGCAATGGGGTTACATTGAAGTGTAAAACAAGCCGATTTTTGCAATAAGAGCAAACTTTGATAACGAACATGATCAAAAGTCACAATAGATCAACCGATagaatttatattaaaaaaatgtacATAACGAAATTATGAGGAATATAAATCAGTATgtgttgatattttattaatgaTTTATCAagaatacaattaaaataccgAAGTATAACAATATTTACGAGCTACACAGAAGGTGTACACAAACATACAGGAAAATGAATATataccttccaagaaatttccaAGATTTTCCATATCTCGAGCAACAAGTCTGTGAAGATCTTCACCAGCCCAGACAGGAAACACAATTATAGACACCAACACACAAATGGTTGCACCTATGACCACACTAAATAGCCTATCTTGAACCCATTTAACCATCTCATCCTTCTCGAAACCAGATACAGATACTAGACAAAACGTCGCCATAAATATCGTCGCCCCATAATCGTATCTAGCCTTCACTTCTGGAAAAAACCGTACATACGTAGTTGCTACAGCTGTCATGTTACGTGCAAAACGTTTATATCTATGAGTATACTGTATGAGATTGAAGAATGTAGGAGTAGCTAAATTTTTTTGCTGATTACGGTTGGTTCGTCTAGTATAAAATAGTGTAAAATTTAGGAAAGATTTACATGAAACCTAGAGCTAATTCTGTTAATCGAACGTGAAAATGTATCGGTAATGACTCTTGCTTGATGCAAAAATGTACCTTGTATGAAGACTAGGGTTCCAATAGTTATGGGCTCATATGTTTTTCCTGTAAAGTCAGCCAAATGATGTGCTGCAACACCTAGCCCACAGGCTATTAGTGTACCTAAACCTCTGTTTAAAATTTTTCCAAGTGTTGCCCCTGAAATTATTAGGGTGATTCagttacacacacacacacactcacatatATATGAATACACGGTGCAAAGTTAAGGAAGTGAGCTTTACTTATAGGTAGATAAAAAGTTTGGCTTCACGAGCTTGATTAAGATCAAGTTTGAGCTGATTTCAAGCTATCTGATCTCTAATTTTCGGAGTTGAACTTGAGGAATATGCTTCAAAGTCATGATCTCGTCGAGCTCTTAAGTGAGCTAGGGTtacatttatttttactttCTAGCCTGTGTTACATAAATTGCTATCATATCTTTGAATTTTTCCATTAATATTtaaactatttttattttactaGTACCTAAAAAGGTTTAGTGTTTTCAAATTGTCTGTAAATTCCGAATGTTTTTTAACAAAATGGAAGTCAAGCTCATCAATACaatgcaaatcaacttcaagaacgTCGGGACATTAACACAAGCAGAACATTAATCAAGATTCAGTGCCACAACTCATTATCAAATTTACTTAATTTAATGAGTTATATCACTAGCTTAACCGCAAAGAGTGGGCTAAGGGCCGTATCTCAGCCACCACCAGCGGGTATCCAAGGTTTCGACGTTTTAGCTTGAGGTGGTGGTGTCAGAGCTACCAATTGAGGAAGAAAAAACTTCATCCATAAAGGTAAATAAAGGCCAGTAATTCCCTCGCAAGACCCAGCAAATTGAACTTCACCAAAATCTTCAATCACCAAGGCAACTCATAGCCTCGGCGGTACTTGCGTAGTTCTAATTTGGTTTAGGGAACTGAAAAAAAATCATGGAAGGAAGAAGTCGAGAAAATGGATAGACTTGCATGGTCTGGAAGTATCACTCAAGCTCAAGTCTGAATGTCAAAAGCTCAATTgttaagatttaaaaaaaaaaaaaaatcaatatgaGATACATGTAATGAATCACTGATCTTGAATATGCCACATAGCAAAATAGGCAACTTACCAACAGAGAATTCTAAAACGGCAACAACAGTCATCAAAGTCCACATTGAAGAAAGTACTTCAAAATCTTTGCTATAAAAAGGCTGAAAATAGCAAAACAAAGAAACCAAGGTGATTGTCAACCCAACTTTCATTGAATGGATCACTTTTCTTGGATCTTTGTTGGCCATCTCTTTCGCTTTCGCCAAAAACTTTTCAATTTGTACCCATGGTTTCCCTGAAAAACCCTTGATCCATAGGCATCCAATCTGGAAAAAGCTTGGATTTTTCGTGTTTCCTGGTTCCATTTCCATTGTTGCATGCATAAAAATGTAACCAGATTTGCATGAAATATTGTGTACTCATGCGTgggattttatatatatatatatatatatatatagagagagagagagagagagagaattcAAACATTAAAATGGGCAGTTTTTGTGACACAAGCAGATGCCAGAGATTTCAAGAGAAGCAGGGGCTGCAATAGCTTGAACTTTCGTGTGAAACTAAAATTTTGAAGCAAGACAGTCGTCTTTTCTGctgtttaaaattttatgtcTAATTTTCGTGAAAACAAAAATTACATGTTCCGGTTTAAACGAAAATTCTATTTATTACTACATGAAATCATCAAACATCGATATTTATAACCCTAACCATTAACCACCAGAGGTGAATCACTATATATAAGATCCTGTTAAAGGGATAAATAATGCAGGTTTCGGAGGCAATTTGCCTTCAAGGGTTTTGGAAaatattaaacataaaataaaaaaatcaattaaattttttgacTTATCATGAGATGTCTAAACTAGGGTTTTGTAACTTTAGATGGGATATTTGTTAATTAATTACCCACAAACTTATCCAGTATGCACCCAAATCTGTCATTATATAACTatagaatttttatttatacaacaatttctacaattttatttggATGATGATCTTTGTACCCATTGAGATTCACACATAAAGGTGAAAAAGGTTGATTTAGATATGCAACTTGACATTACTTTTCACGTTGTGaagtgaaatttttttttcttgaattttactAAGAATAGCCCATCAATCTGGCCATATATCGTCAGAAGAATCATAGTATACATCGATTTCAAGCCAAGATTCGAGTTATAAATCATCTTTTACCCATAGCTAACCACTCAGAATCTGTACTGTATTCATGGAATATTACAAGCTCAATAGAACGTTGAAACTCTACATATCTTTCAAGAAAATATTGCTTTAAGAGCTTAACAAGACAAGTCATCGCACCAAACATTTCTCAACAAACTATATTTACTTCTTTGAGACAATCAAAGAGGACATAAGACCGTCTAAAAACTTTCGGGTTAAACCTCGAAACGACGTAGAATTGTcaaaatatacaatttttttggCCAAAAAATCATTAACGTATCAAATATATATACGTATCGTGTGTCCGATAATATTTTGTATGGCTTAGATTGTAGACTTGCACGGTGCCTACATTCATGTATTTAGGTATTTTTCCGGCTGTTTTCTACATTGGGCATCAATCTGCACCTCAAATTGAGTAGCATATTCCAACCCTTGAACAGATTATGATACAATGTTGATTTTTGTAAGTTTTAATGTTTGAAAGTTTTGAAGCATGACTTATTTCTGGTTTTTCACATCAGCCAATCATTTTCAAGAATGGAGTAATTATTAGGGTTTTGTTTGTCTGATAATATTCCCATTATTGTAATAAAATGTATTGAAATGGATCTATCCTGGGCAATTTTATCAAGAAATATGGAACTATTTCATTGCTTCGTTACAGATTAGTTCGGCACTCAAATAGTATCAATCCTTTCGTCATGAAATCCTTAGTTGGAGGAAATATTGTTTTCTGTATCGGTAGGAAAAATAGTGAAAGTTGAGTTTTAGTCTTGTACGTTCCGTTTctttgtttttaattatatttctgTAACACCCGGATTTTTCTAAAGGAATTTCGTAAAAAAAATTGGGAAATATAGAtttagagtaggtcttttgtgagacgtgtcaaccctaccgatattcacaataaaaagtaaaagtaatattttttcatggatgacccaaataattgatattcacaataaaaagtaatacttttaacataaaaaataatactttttcatggatgacccaaataacatatatgtctcacaaaatacgaccggtgagactgtttcacacaagtttttgccatacaTTTAaggctttttttttttaattctagAATTATTTTAGGAATTCAATTTGTGGAAAGATAGGAATTTTAAACTTCTACATGAAAGACTTATTTACGAGCTTTAGGATTTTTGGCCATCAAATTATTTGTATATTATGGAAAAATGTTGGACTTGAATTCATATagcatttaaaatttataattttattgagaatttagatttatatatatttttcctgGAATTTTGATATTAGTCTTTCGAATTTAAATTCGATTTTAGGAATATTAAGAAATTACGTTGCAGCTCGTTATCTTTGGTAAAATTAAGTTTTATAAATTTTCGAATAAAAATTATGAGTTTAATTTTAGAATATTATATTTGGggatttaagtatttaaaagtcaataaatctCCTATATTGAATATACCCCCTTTAGTTTAACGCCGAACTTAGAGTTCgagtaaaaataaaattttggaaTAAGTTTTTAgtacaaaatatatttttatgcatccAATCTCCTTTTAATTTAGCAAAatgcaatttaaaaaaaaaagtcaaatcTAAAACACCGGACCGTGATACTATATTTGAAAGTAAGGATCTGGAGGGATTTGTAAGGACTTAGACTTGTAAATCCTGAATTTAACCGTTTGGTTAGATTTTAAAGGATTTAACATGATTTGACTGGATTTCATTGTGTATAAACCAATCTTATTTGagtaaatctaaaaaaaattcataacaaatattCTTCATTCTTATAATTCTATCATCTTTATATGTCTTAGTTGGATTCAACAATGAATTTatatcttttctatttgggtttcACAATGAAAGTCATGGGTTGGTGCGATATGGCTTGTCCTGATCGTGGCTCAAATCTGTTCAAATAGCTTATAGTACTAAAAATTCGATAGAGGGAAAATCTTGCCCAAGCACTAGTCTTTGATTCTAGAACATGCACAGCCCTTTTGGCCGCCTGAGTTTCCGGAAATCGAAGCAAAACCGTTGCCCTGGGCGCGATAGGACAACAtgagttttgaattttcatCCTTTGTTTTAGAAGTTCCTTCGATCATTTGCATCACCATTTTGACATTTTAAtttctaaaaattatttcaaccTCTTTTGGATATTATTTATTTGGTATCGACTCTCCTACGTGGCACATGTGGCAAAAATAGAGCATATATTActcatattaaaatttatttaatcaaaAAGAAAGGGAAAATAAAAGCAAAACAACCTTCGATACTTAAAAATAGGATGAAAGAGTTAGTTGTTtcactttattttttatatgtatattttaatgTATGTAATATAAGTTTTACTCTAATAACATTAGCCACATAGAAAAGAACATCGGCGACAAATAAGCAATATAAGGTAGATTTAGTAGTTTCGggcaaaaaaaaaatcgaaattttgacAAGTTACATGATGCCACAATTTTTATTGTTGCATTCCTAAGAGCAGGTTGTctacaagtagtataattcagtGAGActgaatatcgtatccacatggAAGCTAaagtaattaattacaatttcactataatgtatttttatttttgtttttttaaattattttatccttagatgatgatttttatttgtttaaattAAATAGTCGAGATGAAAGGATTCACTCTTGATATTTAAATAAAGTTGAAATAGATAAACATAATTagaatccacttaataaaatggttttaatatattaaataatcattatttatattattgttatatattattatcttattaatatattatataaaccaaaacttataaatgttgtcaagtatttattgagctatatatttgtaaacaccaaatcaagataaccactttAAATTGTTGGTATTACCAAACCAATATTTAAATggtacaaagaatttaatattatgataatatttatatatagtaaatcaaactaACCAATTTAAATTGTTGATAATACTAAACTAATATTTAAGTGGTACCAAGAATTTGGTGTAACATATAACATTAATAAATCAAAAAATCACATTTATAAGTTGGATATAAAAAATGCTTAAATAAAAGAaactaaatataacataaataataaacaatgagtaaataattaaagattaataatatattatcatACCAAGAGTGTTACATTTTCATCTCGACTTTGGAAGATTAGCTACTCATGATGGAAACGAAAAACTTGAAATCAATACTTAACATGATAATTTTATTAAAGTAAAGAaataaagagagaaaaattatgaactcaaagTTTTGTTTGTATAATGTGGGATGATTTACTCCATCACAATAAACTCTTATCTATACGTCGATTTGGGgagacaaaagaaaataaaatattatttttttacatataATTGGTGCAATTTTTTCTTCATAAATGGCCCAAGTCTTTGTTGCATCTTGCACTCCATCTTTGACAATCTTGTCAATGAATTTTGttacaaaattattattaccctaaagttttggtgattgacaaaatCAAAACAACACCTATCTGTTTTAGGAAACAAGTGCAATCTTCCTTGTATTACAGGAACCATTTCAACCGCTTGGTCTTCGACCGCTTGATCTTCAAACCGCCTACTCTTCAACCATCAGAAAGCAGAAGAGCGTCAAAGAAGAATTCCAACTGGATGTTCCTAGATAGATTTCGACAATTTCATTAAAGAGCTATTTATTGCTCACTCAATGaaagacattctctgaccggctTAGGATATTCAATGGTTTTGCATTACTACAAGTCAACCATATCCTGCACGAGTCTCGATAAAGATCTGCATTAATGTCACTATCGCAGAATAGAATGATTGCTTATACATCCTACAAGTCCTGATGTTAATATCAGTTGCCACAAAAGGATGCTCAGTAGCAACTCTTTAAGGAACGAGATTCAAAGCTGTGCAAGCAAAGAGAACACTAAATGCTTTTCTGAAAAACATTTAATGTAGTTGCAGCTGATAGTGACACATTATACCAATGTTACAGGTTTACGTTACGTATCTTTTCAGACCGTTGGGATGATAGCTTATAAAAGAATAGTTGAAGAATGCAAATATAAGTTCGATCAATTTTAAGCTTTCCAACCACACGATTGACATACTACTGAAAGCTTGCATACTCAAAGATCTGAGCGCACTTAAAGTTCATATAAGTCATCGCTCATCAAGAACGCACTAAGCAGGAAAATATCTGATCATTCAAGGATCTATTTCGTGCTACTCAAAACATACAGTGTTCTTTTATCAGTAACCTTTTGGTTATTTAATTGATTGTGTTGTCTGGTGAACCGAGGGTTCTTAAAATCTAGAAgagtaaagtgatcactaagagttccaaaacagATAGCGTGACAAATCCTGATTGTAGTAAGTTGTTGCAAAAAATTTGTAGATCCagagtcttttagtggaatcttTCTTAAAGAGGAAGAAGTGATGAAGTATGAGTTtttatctccgaacatccataaaaatcatGTGTCCTTACTTTTCGCGTGCACTTACTTTTTGAACCGTCTCTTGTTAACAAGCCATACAACCAGTTGAAGTTATCATTAGAAATTGTGAACTGTATTCCGCATTTCTCAAGTGGATCATATTTATAATCGTTCAAGAAAAACTTTCAATCGCATAAAAATGTTTTAAAGCCAATTTTAAAAAGCAAATATGTTTAAAGATTTTATTCACTCTCTCTCTAAATTCTTTCCCGATCTTAACAATTCTTCCACATAAAACAAATGTTGTTCATAATTGAGTATTCTAAATTGtggtaaaattttatatttttttacgtATTTTGAGAGATATGATCAAAATACTCAAGCTTGGTAAAACTGTAATTTCATTGGtaccactttcacttgttgcTAAATTTGACCTCAATTGTGAGAAGAATTTTATCCCAAGCTTTTCATTAATATTGTGGATATTAAAATCAACTTTATACATGTTTAAGGAtcatctcattctcatttttCAATCCAAAGTTTTGTTTTTTTCTAAACctgtaaaaataacaaaaataataaaattataaaacacttatattttttatacaagGTATTATAaaacttaaatatttattacactttaaactataaaatatttaataaatatacattttttatattaatcacGTGACTAAAACAAAAAACATGACAACTTTTAGAACTACAATTGCAATTTTCCCGCCTCTTTTATCTAATTTTTCACTTAGATAAGTTTTTTTAAATTGTCCTAGATCCTAAAATTATTTTGAAGAGTTAAAGGATTTTTAATAGGTCAAGATAATAAGCTTTCAAGTGACAATGTAACTTAATTTATTCACAAAGACATTGTCAACTTCAATACTGAAGAAATTAA from Primulina eburnea isolate SZY01 chromosome 6, ASM2296580v1, whole genome shotgun sequence encodes:
- the LOC140833429 gene encoding aluminum-activated malate transporter 2-like codes for the protein MHATMEMEPGNTKNPSFFQIGCLWIKGFSGKPWVQIEKFLAKAKEMANKDPRKVIHSMKVGLTITLVSLFCYFQPFYSKDFEVLSSMWTLMTVVAVLEFSVGATLGKILNRGLGTLIACGLGVAAHHLADFTGKTYEPITIGTLVFIQAVATTYVRFFPEVKARYDYGATIFMATFCLVSVSGFEKDEMVKWVQDRLFSVVIGATICVLVSIIVFPVWAGEDLHRLVARDMENLGNFLEDFEAKCFTSSKEGDTTNEESLYAGLSNVLESKTNLETLENFARWEPSHGQFRYFHPWKQYLKIGKLTSQCACKVEVLVLNAYLYSKTHDTQEVRKTFQEAFSFLYSECGKALKELAWSIDAMTKSPSPNHHVANLIIASENMKYLLKSDSREGWANSPQMILIVGVASLLTDIVSSVKTIDEAVSKLGSLATFEGKGINGNSRTKDCECLKHGHEIPHYVASFN